Proteins from one Streptomyces sp. 840.1 genomic window:
- a CDS encoding EamA family transporter — MIALLLALVSSLTYGCADFLGGLGARKAHVLRTVMIAAPASLAVELLLWPVLGASFSPAALGWGAASGVASAAAFALLYRTLAIGPMNVLSPVTALVSAMLPVGVGLLQGERLGTAGLIGLPLALAAVVMVSAGHGAGSARPSRTALLLALGAGAAIALQLIFLHQAPSDSGVAPLIVGRAVSSAVTLTAAGLMYRKLGTEKPAYAISAAAGVLDSVANLLFLLAARSGDLAVVAVITALYPAGTVLLARSVLAERIHRAQLAGLGAAAIAVSLLALT; from the coding sequence GTGATAGCTCTACTGCTGGCCCTGGTCAGCTCACTGACCTACGGATGCGCCGACTTCCTCGGCGGCCTGGGCGCCCGGAAGGCCCACGTGCTGCGCACTGTGATGATCGCCGCGCCGGCCAGCCTGGCAGTCGAGTTGCTGCTGTGGCCCGTGCTCGGCGCCTCGTTCAGCCCTGCCGCGCTCGGCTGGGGCGCCGCCTCCGGCGTGGCATCGGCCGCCGCGTTCGCCCTGCTCTACCGCACCCTCGCGATCGGCCCGATGAACGTGCTCTCGCCCGTCACCGCCCTCGTGTCGGCCATGCTGCCGGTCGGCGTGGGCCTGCTCCAGGGCGAACGCCTGGGCACCGCCGGCCTGATCGGGCTGCCGCTCGCCCTGGCCGCCGTGGTGATGGTCAGCGCAGGCCACGGCGCCGGATCGGCCCGCCCGTCGCGTACCGCCCTGCTGCTGGCCCTCGGGGCCGGCGCCGCCATCGCCCTCCAGCTGATCTTCCTGCACCAGGCCCCGTCCGACAGCGGCGTGGCACCCCTGATCGTCGGGCGGGCGGTCTCCTCCGCCGTCACCCTGACCGCGGCCGGTCTGATGTATCGCAAGCTCGGAACGGAGAAGCCCGCGTACGCGATCTCGGCCGCCGCCGGTGTGCTGGACTCGGTGGCCAACCTGCTGTTCCTGCTCGCCGCCCGCAGCGGGGACCTCGCCGTCGTCGCCGTGATCACCGCCCTCTACCCGGCCGGCACCGTCCTGCTCGCCCGCAGTGTCCTCGCCGAACGCATCCACCGCGCACAGCTCGCCGGCCTGGGCGCCGCCGCCATCGCCGTCAGCCTCCTCGCCCTCACCTGA
- a CDS encoding B3/4 domain-containing protein, which yields MTDFRIAPAVADAFPDTLIAVVAATGLRGHEPWPDTAAALETLEQQLSAGAWQPADETDPRIEAWHTAYRSFGTNPRRIRPSVDALGRRLAKKGTLPRINPAVDSYNAVSVLHGLPAGAFDLDHVTGDVTIRYADGTETFTPLGEPDTIENPKPGEIIYDDTTGVLTRHWNHRDAHRTRVTEDSGRVAFVLETLHATRDSHLLKLAAEELHGLLMLHAAQTRVHYLSPEQPEVTV from the coding sequence ATGACCGACTTCCGCATCGCCCCCGCCGTCGCGGACGCCTTCCCCGACACCCTCATCGCCGTGGTCGCCGCCACCGGCCTTCGAGGCCACGAGCCCTGGCCCGACACCGCCGCCGCCCTGGAGACGCTGGAGCAGCAACTCTCCGCAGGGGCCTGGCAGCCCGCAGACGAGACCGACCCGCGCATCGAGGCATGGCACACCGCCTACCGCTCCTTCGGCACCAACCCCCGCCGCATCCGCCCCAGCGTCGACGCCCTCGGCCGCCGCCTCGCCAAGAAGGGCACCCTTCCCCGGATCAACCCGGCCGTCGACTCCTACAACGCCGTCTCCGTCCTCCACGGCCTGCCCGCCGGCGCCTTCGACCTCGACCACGTCACCGGCGACGTCACCATCCGGTACGCGGACGGCACCGAGACCTTCACCCCGCTCGGCGAACCCGACACCATTGAGAACCCCAAGCCCGGCGAGATCATCTACGACGACACCACCGGCGTCCTGACCCGCCACTGGAACCACCGCGACGCCCACCGCACCCGCGTCACCGAGGACTCCGGCCGTGTCGCCTTCGTCCTCGAAACCCTCCACGCCACCCGCGACAGCCACCTGCTCAAGCTCGCCGCCGAGGAGCTGCACGGCCTGCTGATGCTCCACGCCGCGCAGACCCGCGTGCACTATCTCAGCCCGGAACAACCGGAAGTCACAGTGTGA
- a CDS encoding MBL fold metallo-hydrolase — MATHAQHPETNSAAGGERDGSGFRLPALWTRTLGELTLSYVPDAGVDMIPTRVYPASAEENWDEHRSHMTRAGHLSMGCGALLVERGGSRLLIDAGHGRISGHDLEDFQHAFGHVRDLPASLASLGVDPAELEMVAFTHFHADHTGWARPDAVEDPRSLFTKARWMVGKGEQESVTPGSGPVLAGQDERTVTVTDGAEIADGVRAWSLPGHTPGHTAWILDTGDGREVVVFGDAMHSPVQVQHPDWEVVLDTDRNAAEQARRRLVDRLAREGVYGFGVHFADQQLGTVDGSGRWRPWNDETDAS, encoded by the coding sequence GTGGCGACGCACGCACAGCATCCCGAGACGAACAGCGCCGCGGGCGGGGAGCGGGACGGCTCGGGATTCCGGCTCCCCGCGCTCTGGACGCGCACCCTGGGCGAACTCACCTTGAGCTACGTTCCCGACGCGGGCGTCGACATGATCCCGACCCGGGTCTACCCCGCCTCCGCCGAGGAGAACTGGGACGAACACCGCTCGCACATGACCCGGGCGGGCCATCTGTCCATGGGGTGCGGGGCGCTGCTCGTCGAAAGGGGCGGGTCCCGCCTGCTCATCGACGCGGGCCATGGCCGCATATCGGGCCACGACCTGGAGGACTTCCAGCACGCCTTCGGCCATGTGCGGGATCTGCCCGCGTCTCTGGCGTCCCTCGGCGTGGATCCGGCCGAGCTGGAGATGGTCGCCTTCACCCATTTCCACGCCGACCACACCGGGTGGGCCCGGCCCGACGCGGTCGAGGACCCGCGAAGTCTGTTCACGAAGGCGCGCTGGATGGTCGGGAAGGGCGAGCAGGAGAGCGTAACGCCCGGGTCCGGCCCGGTCCTGGCCGGCCAGGACGAACGTACCGTGACCGTGACCGACGGGGCCGAGATCGCCGACGGCGTCCGCGCCTGGTCGCTTCCCGGGCACACCCCCGGGCACACCGCGTGGATCCTCGACACCGGCGACGGACGGGAGGTCGTGGTCTTCGGCGATGCCATGCACTCACCGGTCCAGGTCCAGCACCCGGACTGGGAAGTCGTGCTCGACACCGACCGGAACGCGGCCGAACAGGCGCGGCGCCGGCTCGTGGACCGCCTCGCGCGGGAGGGGGTGTACGGCTTCGGCGTCCACTTCGCCGACCAGCAGCTGGGAACCGTCGACGGCTCCGGCCGCTGGCGCCCCTGGAACGACGAGACGGATGCCTCCTGA
- a CDS encoding ATP-binding protein, which produces MSTLMKGALRCLPALAPAGPHPPRADNLSYSFALPGGAFCAGLARRVVSDLLIRHDLAGLRDTAVLAASELVATAYRFTPDREMLLRIHWHFGALRIVLYDQHPCHGTPERSEECRERRSADMWLLAAAVDAHGGDWGLAPALTATGGSKTWALLHP; this is translated from the coding sequence GTGAGTACTTTGATGAAGGGCGCACTGCGTTGCCTCCCCGCCCTCGCACCCGCCGGGCCCCACCCGCCGAGAGCGGACAATCTGAGCTATTCGTTCGCCCTGCCCGGTGGCGCCTTCTGTGCCGGACTCGCCCGCCGCGTCGTGAGTGACCTGCTCATCCGGCACGACCTCGCGGGACTCCGCGACACCGCGGTCCTCGCCGCATCCGAACTGGTCGCCACGGCCTACCGGTTCACGCCCGACCGGGAGATGCTGCTGCGGATCCACTGGCACTTCGGTGCTCTGCGGATCGTCCTCTACGACCAACACCCGTGTCACGGAACGCCCGAGAGGTCCGAGGAGTGCAGGGAGCGCCGCAGCGCAGACATGTGGCTGCTGGCGGCCGCGGTCGACGCGCACGGCGGGGACTGGGGCCTCGCCCCCGCGCTGACGGCCACCGGCGGCTCGAAGACCTGGGCGTTACTCCACCCCTAG
- a CDS encoding FMN-binding negative transcriptional regulator, translating into MFIQPWNAGHLLVHLARPNPVWTAIDNDPNVLFTVFGDYAFIPGPWRAKPDTPPADGVPTSYYAAVQFTCRATLVDDPEDKAELLRRQMAHFQPDGDHAPISVDQPPYDRMLPGIRGLRLEVTGVRAKFTYDDHKPVGHRTAVADRLTERGQGLDAPTAHQQRRRLGRIGPWKP; encoded by the coding sequence ATGTTCATCCAGCCCTGGAACGCCGGCCACCTCCTGGTCCACCTCGCCCGCCCCAACCCGGTGTGGACGGCGATCGACAACGACCCGAACGTCCTGTTCACCGTCTTCGGCGACTACGCCTTCATCCCCGGTCCCTGGCGCGCCAAGCCCGACACCCCACCCGCCGACGGCGTCCCCACCAGCTACTACGCGGCCGTCCAGTTCACCTGCCGCGCCACGCTTGTCGACGACCCCGAGGACAAGGCCGAGCTGCTGCGCCGCCAGATGGCTCACTTCCAGCCCGACGGCGACCACGCCCCCATCTCCGTCGACCAGCCCCCGTACGACCGGATGCTGCCCGGCATCCGCGGCCTGCGCCTGGAGGTCACCGGCGTACGGGCGAAGTTCACATACGACGACCACAAGCCCGTCGGACACCGCACCGCGGTCGCCGACCGCCTCACCGAACGCGGCCAGGGCCTCGACGCCCCCACCGCACACCAGCAGCGCCGCCGCCTGGGCCGCATCGGCCCCTGGAAGCCCTGA
- a CDS encoding WhiB family transcriptional regulator produces MLINTPTDPALAWQETALCAQAGPEFFFPAPGSSTREAKQLCNACEGRQACLEYALDNDERFGVWGGLSEKERDRLRRAERDRA; encoded by the coding sequence ATGCTGATCAACACCCCGACCGACCCCGCTCTCGCCTGGCAGGAGACTGCGCTGTGCGCGCAGGCGGGGCCCGAGTTCTTCTTCCCCGCCCCCGGCAGCTCCACCCGGGAGGCCAAGCAGCTCTGCAACGCCTGCGAAGGGCGTCAGGCCTGCCTGGAGTACGCCCTCGACAACGACGAGCGCTTCGGTGTGTGGGGCGGGCTCTCCGAGAAGGAGCGGGACCGGCTGCGCAGAGCGGAGCGCGACCGGGCGTGA
- a CDS encoding TetR/AcrR family transcriptional regulator: MPSVGRPRTFDMEGVLEAAMRLFWEQGFEATSMARLLEATGLSSASLYGAFGSKQGLFERAMEHYAAGPGSVTDVIDDAALAPREAISQMLHASIDMQTDTSHPRGCLVALSGTVGDRDTAVRRAASARRAVDRARIRACVDRGVAAGELAEETDVDGITLMIHTFLLGVSTQVCDGTPAHELHASADAVLAPWHRPVQAA; encoded by the coding sequence GTGCCCTCAGTCGGCCGTCCCCGTACCTTCGACATGGAAGGGGTCCTTGAGGCCGCGATGCGGTTGTTCTGGGAGCAGGGCTTCGAAGCGACATCGATGGCCCGGCTGCTGGAGGCCACGGGGCTGTCCTCGGCGAGCCTGTACGGCGCGTTCGGCTCGAAGCAGGGTCTGTTCGAGCGGGCGATGGAGCACTACGCCGCCGGGCCGGGCAGCGTCACCGACGTCATCGACGACGCTGCCCTGGCCCCGCGCGAGGCCATCTCCCAGATGCTGCACGCGTCCATCGACATGCAGACCGACACCTCCCACCCCCGAGGCTGCCTCGTCGCCCTGTCAGGCACTGTCGGGGACCGCGATACCGCGGTGCGCCGGGCGGCCTCGGCCCGCCGTGCGGTGGACCGAGCGCGCATCAGGGCATGTGTCGACCGGGGTGTCGCCGCAGGAGAACTCGCCGAGGAAACGGATGTGGACGGCATCACGCTCATGATCCACACCTTTCTGCTCGGCGTCTCCACCCAGGTGTGCGACGGCACGCCCGCCCACGAACTGCACGCCTCGGCGGACGCTGTCCTCGCTCCCTGGCACCGGCCGGTACAGGCGGCCTGA
- a CDS encoding acyl-ACP desaturase, producing MTITSPHLGSSQAWTDAQLLYALEEVVEKELNRHLKVAKDWMPHEYVPFSDGRNFPGVFEDGQAWESEQSKVTDIGKIALVVNLLTEDNLPSYHHEIASLFGRDGAWGTWVHRWTAEEGRHGIVMRDYLLTSRAVDPDKLEQFRMAHMAEGFESDNRHSMLHSVAYVAFQELATRVSHRNTGHQSGDPVCDRMLARIATDENLHMVFYRNLLGAAFELAPDLTMMSVRDVVVGFRMPGHGMPGFERAAAQMAIGEIYNMRIHHDDVIQPVLRYLKVLDIDGLGPEGLKAQEELGLYMNGLDSEASKFDEKLAARKARMAARAQA from the coding sequence GTGACGATCACCTCTCCCCACCTCGGCAGTTCACAGGCGTGGACTGACGCCCAACTGCTGTACGCGCTGGAAGAGGTGGTGGAGAAGGAACTCAACCGCCATCTCAAGGTCGCCAAGGACTGGATGCCGCACGAGTACGTGCCCTTCTCCGACGGCCGGAATTTCCCCGGCGTCTTCGAGGACGGCCAGGCGTGGGAGTCCGAGCAGTCCAAGGTCACCGACATCGGCAAGATCGCCCTGGTGGTGAACCTGCTGACCGAGGACAACCTCCCCAGCTACCACCACGAGATCGCCTCGCTCTTCGGCCGCGACGGCGCCTGGGGCACCTGGGTGCACCGCTGGACGGCCGAGGAGGGCCGGCACGGCATCGTGATGCGCGACTACCTGCTCACGTCGCGCGCGGTCGACCCGGACAAGCTGGAGCAGTTCCGGATGGCGCACATGGCGGAGGGCTTCGAGTCCGACAACCGCCACTCGATGCTGCACTCCGTGGCGTATGTCGCCTTCCAGGAGCTGGCCACCCGGGTCTCCCACCGGAACACCGGCCACCAGTCGGGCGACCCGGTCTGCGACCGGATGCTGGCGCGGATCGCCACCGACGAGAACCTGCACATGGTGTTCTACCGCAACCTCCTGGGCGCGGCCTTCGAGCTCGCCCCGGACCTGACGATGATGTCCGTGCGCGATGTCGTCGTGGGCTTCCGGATGCCCGGCCACGGCATGCCCGGCTTCGAGCGGGCCGCCGCGCAGATGGCGATCGGCGAGATCTACAACATGCGCATCCACCACGACGACGTCATCCAGCCCGTGCTGCGCTACCTGAAGGTGCTGGACATCGACGGGCTCGGCCCGGAGGGTCTGAAGGCGCAGGAGGAGCTCGGCCTGTACATGAACGGGCTGGACAGCGAGGCCTCGAAGTTCGACGAGAAGCTGGCCGCGCGCAAGGCGCGGATGGCCGCCCGCGCCCAGGCCTGA
- a CDS encoding chitosanase, which yields MTRFVLFAAPIAIAASILLNGGGGDDPEPSAGSPAGGSAAAADPADASVGPDPYAAANDEERRQLDERVEAMPAGLAAPAKRELAWKLLATSESSTLDWHSQYGVIDDNGDGTGYTAGIVGFCSGTHDMLTFVEAFTKDHPDSPLKRYVPALREVDGTGSHKGLDPGFTAAWKQSAEDPVFRAAQDRVRDKQYFEPAVRLAKLDGLGTLGQFIYFDAMVLQGPGTEPDAFYGIRKAALAEADTVDEGGDEKAYLDAFLDAARAVMKSKKNQHDTSRIDTAQREFLYDGNLGLTPPLTWKMYGETFHVAS from the coding sequence GTGACGCGTTTCGTTCTCTTCGCCGCGCCGATAGCCATCGCCGCCTCCATCCTCCTCAACGGCGGCGGCGGCGACGATCCCGAGCCGTCCGCCGGCTCCCCCGCCGGCGGCTCCGCAGCAGCCGCGGACCCGGCCGACGCCTCCGTGGGCCCCGACCCGTACGCGGCCGCGAACGACGAGGAACGCCGTCAGCTGGACGAGCGCGTCGAGGCGATGCCCGCCGGACTGGCCGCACCGGCAAAGCGCGAGCTGGCCTGGAAGCTGCTGGCGACGTCGGAGAGCTCGACGCTGGACTGGCACAGCCAGTACGGCGTGATCGACGACAACGGCGACGGCACCGGCTACACCGCCGGGATCGTCGGATTCTGCTCCGGAACGCACGACATGCTCACGTTCGTCGAGGCATTCACCAAGGACCATCCGGACAGCCCGCTGAAGCGGTACGTCCCCGCTCTGCGTGAGGTCGACGGCACCGGCTCGCACAAGGGCCTGGACCCCGGCTTCACGGCCGCGTGGAAGCAGTCGGCCGAGGACCCGGTGTTCCGCGCCGCACAGGACCGCGTCAGGGACAAGCAGTACTTCGAGCCGGCCGTACGGCTGGCCAAGCTGGACGGACTCGGCACGCTCGGCCAGTTCATCTACTTCGACGCGATGGTGCTGCAGGGCCCGGGGACGGAGCCCGACGCCTTCTACGGAATCCGGAAGGCGGCCCTGGCCGAGGCCGACACGGTCGACGAGGGCGGCGACGAGAAGGCCTATCTGGACGCGTTCCTGGACGCCGCGCGGGCCGTGATGAAGTCGAAGAAGAACCAGCACGACACCTCGCGCATCGACACGGCGCAGCGGGAGTTCCTGTACGACGGCAACCTGGGGCTGACTCCGCCGCTGACGTGGAAGATGTACGGCGAGACCTTCCACGTGGCGTCCTGA
- a CDS encoding MFS transporter has protein sequence MNDPEFDANGPGSGPPPLSRVTVLLLAVVCGAAVANIYYAQPLLPVLSRSLGVSQGTGGLVVTVSQIGYALSLALLVPLGDVLERRRLVTVLLGLSAVAVLGAAASPSLGLLLVAIAVVGATSAVAQIVVPMAASLAPDHQRGSVVGTVMSGLLIGIMIARTVAGLLAQIGDWHLVFVFAAVLMAVLAVVLRVVLPPVPPTENATYPQLLRSTLALVRTESLLRRRMAMAAVGMGCFTVLWTASSFLLAGAPYNYGPAVIGLFGLAGVAGAAAAGMAGRLADRGRGRQVTTGGLILLAGSWPVLAVAGVGGPGGLIALTVGIVVLNLAQQALLISHQSAIYRRAPHARSRVTTALMVSAFAGATVASALTTALYPLAGWPGVCGLGLVIALAGAGIWVLELVHPSPAEPLAAPSAAVDTGVPARHPAAAGRVGASREEAGCA, from the coding sequence ATGAACGATCCAGAATTCGACGCGAACGGTCCCGGTTCCGGACCTCCGCCTCTGAGCCGGGTGACGGTGCTGCTGCTGGCCGTGGTCTGTGGCGCGGCGGTGGCGAACATCTACTACGCCCAGCCGTTGCTGCCCGTGCTGTCGCGGTCCCTCGGGGTGTCCCAGGGAACCGGTGGCCTGGTGGTGACCGTGTCGCAGATCGGCTATGCGCTGTCCCTCGCCCTGCTGGTGCCCCTGGGGGACGTACTCGAACGGCGGCGCCTGGTGACTGTGCTGCTGGGCCTGAGTGCCGTGGCTGTCCTCGGTGCGGCGGCGTCCCCTTCGCTGGGGCTCCTGCTCGTCGCGATCGCGGTGGTCGGAGCGACCTCGGCGGTGGCACAGATCGTGGTGCCCATGGCCGCGTCGCTGGCGCCGGACCACCAGCGCGGTTCGGTGGTGGGCACGGTGATGAGCGGTCTGCTGATCGGCATCATGATCGCGCGTACCGTCGCCGGGCTGCTCGCCCAGATCGGTGACTGGCACCTGGTGTTCGTCTTCGCCGCGGTCCTGATGGCGGTCCTTGCGGTCGTCCTGCGCGTGGTGCTGCCTCCTGTCCCGCCGACGGAGAACGCGACCTATCCTCAGCTGCTGCGCTCGACACTGGCGCTGGTGCGCACCGAATCCCTGCTGCGCAGGCGCATGGCCATGGCAGCGGTCGGCATGGGCTGCTTCACCGTACTGTGGACCGCTTCCTCGTTCCTGCTGGCCGGGGCGCCGTACAACTACGGACCCGCCGTCATCGGCCTGTTCGGCCTGGCCGGAGTCGCCGGAGCAGCCGCCGCGGGTATGGCCGGCCGGCTCGCCGACCGCGGACGCGGCCGTCAGGTGACCACGGGTGGGCTGATCCTGCTGGCGGGCAGCTGGCCCGTGCTCGCCGTCGCCGGTGTGGGCGGGCCGGGCGGTCTGATCGCGCTGACCGTCGGCATCGTCGTGCTCAACCTTGCCCAGCAGGCCCTTCTGATCAGCCATCAGAGCGCGATCTACCGCCGGGCCCCGCACGCCCGGAGCCGGGTGACGACGGCGCTGATGGTGTCCGCGTTCGCCGGGGCCACCGTCGCCTCGGCGCTGACCACAGCGCTGTACCCGCTGGCGGGGTGGCCGGGTGTGTGCGGACTCGGCCTTGTCATCGCGCTGGCCGGGGCCGGGATCTGGGTTCTGGAGCTGGTCCACCCCAGCCCGGCCGAACCGCTCGCCGCCCCGTCGGCGGCCGTGGACACCGGCGTGCCCGCCCGGCATCCGGCAGCCGCGGGCCGCGTGGGCGCGAGCCGTGAGGAGGCCGGCTGTGCCTGA
- a CDS encoding XRE family transcriptional regulator, producing the protein MTETEAALRTLAHNVRSARTRAGLSLDELGRRAKVSKGALVGLEKAQGNPNFATLVRLADTLGISVSVLMEGPAEGRVRVVSVSTVMPLWAGERGGEARLMLTTSGPAPVEVWRWRLEPGEEYPSHPHQAGVVETVSVTAGRMVLVVDGAEHPVTAGQTATFEGDVAHTYRGEGDETCHLIMTVHLPPGPASAA; encoded by the coding sequence GTGACCGAGACAGAGGCGGCTCTGCGCACGCTCGCGCACAACGTCCGCTCGGCTCGTACGCGCGCGGGCCTGTCGCTGGACGAGCTCGGTCGCCGGGCCAAGGTCAGCAAGGGGGCCCTGGTCGGCCTGGAGAAGGCGCAGGGCAATCCGAACTTCGCGACCCTGGTCCGGCTGGCCGACACGCTGGGCATCTCGGTCTCCGTGCTGATGGAGGGTCCGGCCGAAGGGCGCGTCCGTGTGGTCTCGGTCAGCACCGTGATGCCGCTGTGGGCGGGCGAACGGGGCGGCGAGGCCCGGCTCATGCTGACGACCTCGGGCCCCGCTCCGGTCGAGGTGTGGCGCTGGCGCCTGGAACCGGGCGAGGAGTACCCCAGCCACCCCCACCAGGCCGGCGTCGTCGAGACTGTCAGCGTCACCGCAGGGCGCATGGTCCTGGTCGTCGACGGCGCGGAGCACCCGGTCACGGCCGGGCAGACCGCCACGTTCGAAGGCGATGTCGCCCACACCTATCGCGGGGAGGGTGACGAGACCTGCCACCTGATCATGACCGTCCATCTGCCGCCTGGGCCCGCATCCGCGGCCTGA
- a CDS encoding Scr1 family TA system antitoxin-like transcriptional regulator — MPPRSTPTARQQRLGYELRKLREQSGMTAQQAAALLGVDRTRIPNIESGRFGISAERVRTLAFNYGCPDTGLVDLLAEMAQERARGWWEEHRGLLLPSLLDIAELEFHAEELHTATTTHIPGLLQTEEHARAVFDTADPQLPRPDLMARLSLRLRRQEVLERDRPPLYEAVVHEAALRMQFGGPKVTEAQLKHILAQSERDRTTVRVIPFAAGGFPGAGQSFTYVSAAVPQLDTVQLDSSHGSMLLDADMQLRRYRGLLERLRALALPVEESREFIRCIAKDL; from the coding sequence GTGCCTCCCAGGAGCACCCCGACCGCCCGGCAGCAGCGCCTCGGGTACGAACTGCGCAAGCTGCGCGAGCAGTCGGGAATGACGGCCCAGCAGGCCGCCGCACTGCTCGGCGTCGACCGCACCCGGATCCCGAACATCGAATCGGGCCGTTTCGGCATCAGCGCCGAACGGGTCCGCACCCTCGCCTTCAACTACGGCTGCCCCGACACCGGCCTCGTGGACCTGCTGGCCGAGATGGCGCAGGAGAGAGCCAGGGGGTGGTGGGAGGAGCATCGCGGACTCCTGCTGCCCAGCCTGCTGGACATCGCCGAACTGGAGTTCCACGCGGAGGAGTTGCACACCGCGACCACCACGCACATCCCGGGGCTGCTGCAGACCGAGGAGCACGCGCGGGCGGTCTTCGACACCGCCGACCCCCAATTGCCACGCCCCGACCTGATGGCCCGGCTCTCGCTGCGGCTGCGCCGCCAGGAGGTGCTCGAACGGGACCGGCCACCCCTGTACGAGGCGGTGGTCCACGAGGCCGCCCTCCGGATGCAGTTCGGCGGCCCCAAGGTCACCGAGGCGCAGCTGAAGCACATCCTCGCCCAGTCCGAACGGGACCGGACGACCGTCCGGGTGATCCCGTTCGCGGCCGGCGGGTTCCCCGGCGCCGGGCAGTCCTTCACATATGTCAGCGCGGCGGTCCCCCAGCTCGATACCGTGCAGCTCGATTCCTCGCACGGCTCGATGCTGCTCGATGCGGACATGCAACTGCGGCGCTACCGAGGACTGTTGGAGCGGCTTCGGGCGCTCGCACTACCCGTCGAGGAATCACGCGAATTCATCCGGTGCATAGCCAAGGACCTCTGA
- a CDS encoding D-2-hydroxyacid dehydrogenase family protein, giving the protein MPDIHRVAILDDYQKVARRHADWNALPDSARLTVFTEPLGSPESVITALEPFDVVVAMRERTAFPAEVIDGLPNLRLLVTTGPANAAIDVAAATRRGVVVSGTRGAGAAPTAELTWGLIHALARSLPAEERGMRRGAWQRTIGRDLYGARLGVVGLGDVGTRVARVGLALGMDVVAWSAHLDTEHARAVGVTPVRKQELLATSDVVTVHLKLSARTTGLLGRDELALMRPDSLLINTSRGPVLDEDALLAALRAGTIGGAALDVYSTEPLPADSPWRSAPRTVLAPHLGYVTAGTYDVFYTDALEDILAYGAGEPIRVITP; this is encoded by the coding sequence GTGCCTGACATCCACCGTGTCGCGATCCTCGACGACTACCAGAAAGTCGCGCGACGGCACGCCGACTGGAACGCCCTGCCGGACAGTGCGCGGCTCACGGTCTTCACCGAGCCCCTCGGCAGCCCCGAGAGCGTCATCACCGCACTGGAGCCGTTCGATGTCGTCGTGGCCATGCGCGAACGCACCGCGTTCCCGGCCGAGGTCATCGACGGGTTGCCGAACCTGCGTCTGCTGGTGACGACGGGCCCGGCCAACGCGGCCATCGACGTGGCCGCGGCCACGCGGCGGGGAGTCGTGGTGTCGGGTACGCGCGGGGCCGGGGCGGCGCCGACGGCCGAACTCACCTGGGGCCTCATCCACGCACTGGCCCGTTCCCTCCCCGCCGAGGAGCGCGGCATGCGCCGGGGCGCCTGGCAGCGGACCATCGGACGCGACCTCTACGGCGCGCGCCTCGGCGTCGTAGGACTTGGCGACGTGGGCACCCGCGTGGCCCGCGTGGGGCTCGCCCTGGGCATGGACGTCGTCGCCTGGAGCGCCCACCTCGACACCGAGCACGCCCGTGCCGTCGGGGTCACCCCGGTCCGTAAGCAGGAACTGCTGGCCACCTCCGACGTGGTGACGGTCCACCTCAAGCTCTCCGCACGCACCACCGGGCTGCTGGGCCGGGACGAACTCGCGCTCATGCGGCCGGACTCGCTCCTCATCAACACCTCGCGCGGGCCCGTCCTCGACGAGGACGCACTGCTCGCGGCCCTGCGCGCCGGGACGATCGGCGGAGCAGCCCTGGATGTTTATTCCACCGAACCTCTCCCGGCCGACTCGCCGTGGCGCAGCGCCCCGCGCACGGTACTCGCCCCGCATCTGGGCTATGTCACCGCGGGAACCTACGACGTCTTCTACACCGACGCGCTCGAGGACATCCTCGCGTACGGCGCCGGTGAGCCGATCCGAGTGATCACCCCGTGA